The DNA sequence GAGGTAGGAGACGAGCGTCACGTCGACGGCCGCGTGGCCCCACCAGACCAGCGGGTAGAGCACGCCCGCGACGATGCCCGTGACGAGGGCCAGGAGCAGCAGCGTGCCGACGACGCGGCGGCGGAACGCGTACTTCGCCTGGGCCACGATCGCGGCCGTCTCCGGGTCGTAGCCACCGCGGCCCGGGCGGAACGGCCGGTGCTCGACGAAGTCCAGGTCCGGCTCGTCGTAGTCGTCGTAGTCGTCGAAATCCGGGTCGGCCTCGGGCATGGCGTCGTACTCCTCCTCCACGCCGCCGCGCGAGGCGTCGGCGCGCTTGCGCGCGACCATGGGCACGAGGACGACCAACCAGGCCACGACCAGTCCCACGACGATCAGCGAGCTCGGCATCCCCGTCACCTCCCCCTACCCCGCGGCGCGCTCGGTGGTGCGCTCGCCACGCTAGTCACAACAGTCACACCTGTGTCGGAGGCACGCCGACTGGCGTACGTACCAAAGTGTGGTGTATCACCCACTTTCGGGTGATCCGAATAAGCCGGTCGGCCCGCAGATCAGGCAGTTCGGGCGTATCCCTGTGCGACCAACCGGCGTACCAATCCCTCCGGCGACGCCTCCTCGGCGGTCATCGCGAAGCACAGGTGGTCGCGCCAGTCCCCCGCCACGTCGAGGTACCGCAGGAACAGGCCCTCCTCGCGGAACCCGGCCTTGGCGAGCACCCGGAGGCTGGCCCGGTTCTCCGGGCGGACGGTGGCCTCCAGCCGGTGCAGGCCGCCCTCGCCGAAGCAGTGGTCGACCACGAGCGCCAGCGCCGCCGTGGCCACGCCGCCGCGCGCCCGGTCGGCCGCCACCCAGTAGCCGACCCACGCCGAGCGCAACGACCCGCGCACGATGTTGCCCACGGTGATCTGACCGGCCAGCTCGCCGTCCACGGTGATCACGAACGGCAGCGCCTGGCCGCGCCGGGCCAGCGACTTGAGCGACGACCACTGCGGCGGCCACGCCAGCGGCGCGTTGCGCTCGTGCCAGCCCTCGGCGGCGGTGGGCTCCCAGTCCTCCAGGTACGCCCGGTCGCGCAGCCGGGCCCGCGACCACGCCGAGGCGTCCATCAGCTTCGGCGGGCGCAGCGCCACCAGGCCCGCGGGCACCCGCAGCGGGCCGAGCCGCGCGGGCCAACCGGGGTGCCGACCACCGTCACCCGCGAAACTCATCCATCCCCACCGTGCTCGTCCCCGGTCGGACCGTCATCCCCGCTGCGCCAGGAAGCTGACCACGACCTCTTCGCCGACCGCCACGTCCGTCACGTCCTCGTCGACCATGATCAGGCAGTTCGCCTCGGCCAAC is a window from the Saccharothrix saharensis genome containing:
- the glpR gene encoding gephyrin-like molybdotransferase receptor GlpR, whose amino-acid sequence is MPSSLIVVGLVVAWLVVLVPMVARKRADASRGGVEEEYDAMPEADPDFDDYDDYDEPDLDFVEHRPFRPGRGGYDPETAAIVAQAKYAFRRRVVGTLLLLALVTGIVAGVLYPLVWWGHAAVDVTLVSYLGYLRRQVRIEEEIRARRQARLAQSRRRPATRQAAADPRRHAATTSSAEDAEQPRDQPGLPAQPRFQHQPRPGTVVVDPDDEDPLFVELDGPEALPYRRASGE
- a CDS encoding GNAT family N-acetyltransferase; this encodes MSFAGDGGRHPGWPARLGPLRVPAGLVALRPPKLMDASAWSRARLRDRAYLEDWEPTAAEGWHERNAPLAWPPQWSSLKSLARRGQALPFVITVDGELAGQITVGNIVRGSLRSAWVGYWVAADRARGGVATAALALVVDHCFGEGGLHRLEATVRPENRASLRVLAKAGFREEGLFLRYLDVAGDWRDHLCFAMTAEEASPEGLVRRLVAQGYARTA